One window of Paenibacillus sp. FSL K6-3182 genomic DNA carries:
- a CDS encoding sensor histidine kinase — translation MKRYISIRAKFITMFVLLITIPFLISGISTYNKFAEETEKNSRAYSMQIMNQVKINLENTIKDADRITVAPLYNEDVLRILEKHSYEEPGEEKLIPSAEITKMARVAASLTLDQPGIERMIFFTRDGIMFSVQEKLTQRYWNEKGNSWMQEVLDAEGRLVIIEPHETTYYKRSERVISAARALNHPATGQSIGVVKIDFNMKELEALLSEVWLSENSQFYLTKDNGELLFPDEPVNFPDIGPGDGTIDWNGQTYLYTTMHSKSTKVNIHGLIPIADLQRGGKEIVGFTILISVISLIIAYLLAIFTSERLVRPIRYLQSRMRRVKDGAFSERADLSLMNRDEIGQLAEGFNLMVTEVERLVKEVYETKLREREAELSALQSQINPHFLYNTLELVSMQALKERNLEISDIVASLGKMLRYTVDKQERPVQLKEEIRFVNAYLQIQLSRHGEKLNSEMYVDPSFESCLVPKLLLQPLVENALEHGMGNSGLTITIRASVLEQDLLLTVQDNGVGMPPQRLLEVRHQMLCKPERDGSRPKFGDTLKGYAIKNIHHRIQLLYGVEYGLSVESDEASGTQWRIRLPLR, via the coding sequence ATGAAGCGGTATATTTCGATACGAGCCAAATTTATTACCATGTTCGTTCTGCTTATCACCATTCCATTCCTGATAAGCGGAATCAGCACTTACAATAAATTTGCGGAGGAAACCGAAAAAAACTCCAGGGCGTACTCCATGCAAATTATGAATCAAGTGAAAATTAATTTGGAAAATACGATAAAAGACGCAGACAGAATAACTGTGGCTCCCTTGTATAACGAAGACGTGCTGCGGATTTTGGAGAAGCACAGTTATGAAGAACCAGGCGAGGAGAAGCTTATTCCGTCGGCGGAAATTACCAAAATGGCAAGAGTAGCGGCTTCGCTCACATTGGATCAGCCCGGAATTGAACGAATGATCTTTTTCACCCGCGACGGCATTATGTTCAGCGTCCAAGAAAAACTGACGCAGCGTTATTGGAACGAGAAAGGGAATAGCTGGATGCAGGAGGTGCTGGATGCGGAAGGTAGGCTTGTCATTATTGAACCTCACGAGACGACTTATTACAAACGATCGGAACGGGTTATTTCCGCTGCCAGAGCATTGAATCACCCTGCAACGGGCCAAAGCATTGGGGTCGTCAAAATTGATTTTAACATGAAAGAGCTCGAAGCGTTATTGTCAGAAGTATGGCTCAGCGAAAACAGCCAGTTTTACTTGACAAAGGATAACGGCGAGCTGTTATTTCCGGATGAACCGGTTAATTTCCCGGATATTGGTCCGGGGGACGGAACGATAGATTGGAACGGCCAGACTTATCTGTACACAACCATGCACTCCAAATCAACGAAAGTGAATATTCACGGACTTATCCCGATAGCCGATTTGCAACGGGGCGGCAAGGAAATCGTCGGATTTACGATCCTCATTTCAGTCATATCGCTTATCATTGCCTATTTGCTTGCGATTTTCACGTCAGAGCGGCTGGTTAGGCCGATCCGTTATCTTCAGTCGCGCATGCGGCGGGTAAAGGACGGGGCTTTCAGCGAACGGGCAGATTTGAGCTTGATGAATCGCGATGAAATCGGGCAATTGGCTGAGGGTTTCAATCTGATGGTGACGGAAGTGGAGCGGCTGGTCAAGGAGGTATATGAAACGAAACTGCGCGAACGCGAAGCCGAGCTGTCGGCTCTGCAAAGCCAGATTAATCCGCATTTTCTGTACAACACGTTGGAATTGGTAAGCATGCAGGCGCTGAAGGAGAGAAATCTCGAAATCAGCGATATTGTTGCCAGTTTGGGGAAAATGCTGAGATACACGGTTGACAAGCAGGAACGACCGGTGCAATTGAAGGAGGAGATACGGTTCGTTAACGCTTATTTGCAAATTCAGTTATCCAGGCATGGCGAGAAGCTGAATTCGGAAATGTATGTGGATCCGTCCTTCGAATCTTGTCTTGTACCAAAGCTGCTGCTTCAGCCGCTGGTTGAGAATGCATTGGAGCACGGAATGGGCAATAGCGGATTAACGATAACGATCAGGGCATCCGTGCTGGAACAGGATTTGCTCCTGACTGTACAGGATAATGGGGTGGGGATGCCGCCGCAACGTTTATTGGAGGTTCGCCATCAGATGTTGTGCAAGCCGGAGCGGGACGGCAGCCGTCCAAAGTTTGGAGATACGCTGAAAGGTTATGCCATCAAAAATATTCACCATCGCATTCAACTGCTTTATGGTGTGGAATACGGCTTAAGCGTGGAGAGCGATGAGGCCTCCGGAACACAATGGAGAATCCGGCTGCCATTACGATAG
- a CDS encoding response regulator yields the protein MYNVMLVEDEKKIQEGLKIMIEEVIGSYRVTAEAEHGIAALELLRMQSVDLLITDIRMPQMNGIELLRHVRGLYPSLPVLIISGHEDFTYAKAAMRHNASDYILKPVDRIELSHFLLNLKARLDRERAVETPNAEAAHEDLTIRRVKELVVSCLDQDVSLPFIAEQVHLNHQYLSTLFKVKTGQNYSDYVTACRMSKAKELLTHTHLKIYEVANLCGYASANHFMAVFRQHCGAKPTEYRKRPLS from the coding sequence ATGTACAATGTAATGCTGGTAGAAGACGAGAAGAAAATTCAGGAAGGGTTAAAGATAATGATCGAGGAAGTGATCGGCAGTTACAGGGTAACCGCGGAAGCGGAGCACGGTATCGCTGCGCTGGAGCTTCTCAGAATGCAATCGGTAGATTTGCTGATTACGGATATCCGTATGCCCCAGATGAACGGAATCGAGTTATTGCGGCATGTCCGGGGGTTGTATCCGAGCCTTCCTGTATTAATCATCAGCGGGCATGAAGATTTCACTTATGCCAAGGCGGCGATGCGTCACAATGCGTCGGATTACATCCTGAAGCCGGTGGACCGGATTGAGCTTTCCCATTTTCTATTGAATTTGAAAGCGCGGCTGGACCGCGAGCGGGCGGTAGAGACGCCTAACGCCGAAGCAGCCCATGAAGATCTGACGATTCGAAGAGTGAAGGAACTGGTCGTCTCTTGTCTGGATCAGGATGTTTCACTTCCATTCATTGCGGAGCAGGTGCATTTGAATCATCAATATTTATCCACATTGTTTAAGGTGAAAACCGGACAAAACTATTCTGATTATGTGACGGCCTGCCGGATGAGTAAAGCCAAGGAGCTGCTGACCCATACACATCTGAAAATATACGAGGTCGCCAACCTTTGCGGCTATGCCAGCGCCAATCACTTTATGGCCGTGTTTCGGCAGCATTGTGGAGCGAAGCCTACTGAATATAGAAAAAGGCCGCTGAGTTGA
- a CDS encoding discoidin domain-containing protein, producing MTSLAKRSTALLLILSMLFTGLMGSSRVQAEADAESANQIVFEDFENGAPDDYSVAPEPPFDVHVMETTSATPLTIAGYRASGSDSNIPEYAIDGDIQTRWSAYDDGQWIELDLGSEQLVSYLGVAFYRGDNRSKTIDIEVSNDQTNWTRIYSGDSSGTTIQVEAFGFEAVTARYVRVVGRGASEWTSISEIQIYPPHVDGFILRDVEIPPTGPDPDSPIPTKAGLYYADGAPHVPHEAQTVTGTTYNVLDFGADPADNGIDDAQAIRAALAAATLGDEVYIPNGHYQLTSTDRDGVTHFIMKSGVQMRGESQDGVLLVSDHANEQGEYATVEGIVFRMAGQNNIKISNMTITSSWDLNYSTNTSVANPDRGGPKQVIMITAASGKPSYNITLDGLTIEKFQRIGVVITNSHDVIVENSLFRNATNLAEGGNGYGVSIEGKSKESRLGRNDDSRFNVVRNNEFIGPYLRHGTMAHSYTHNNLIEKNYYLNSALDAIDFHGEDEYMNEVRDNHIVGGGEAAVGVGNPGATHDAAGPGNYIHNNLIENVKRYGVQVYLGSPDTIIENNIITGFTNAGSQGIRLKNAPGTIVKGNQIVNNTAPDFWGIIAMKDDGDPTNAGNGAGIPENIVIQDNHVTGNTNGVMISHGTNIRLFGNEISGNTGTDYENKVAVSERIPATRAASVQKNAQNATVANLLQIKGGDDSESVRSYQQFDLNSIEGKLATAWLYVYGQALESPAGETGAATSLYAVDSNDWDSDTMQWNTYQSPPELGQKLSTVQLNNKGEYAWYVFDATVLVQERLDGDRTISLAYAQNANQTGYLTHLYNGSDSSFRPYLRVETYPPVELAAVAVTADRSQLVPGMTTQLHVTGTYNTGSDVSLENADISFISLTPDIVTVNHTGVVTALHAGEAALQATVLLDGVARTGEFILNVTNNLAITAQLSVDSTLGTNTKDRVLDGNLETRWISNGSQIPYLMLGWTTEQTINQVKLWSGHVPVIGSANWHVRDFDLQILEDGEWKTIAEVRNNDQDAFLGQYTTLNLENPVVTTALRFHFVRPSWGNGNLNDMMARINEVFVGFVND from the coding sequence ATGACTAGTCTTGCAAAAAGATCTACAGCGTTATTATTAATCCTGAGTATGCTGTTCACGGGTTTGATGGGCTCGAGCCGCGTGCAGGCCGAAGCCGATGCGGAGTCTGCCAACCAAATCGTATTCGAGGATTTCGAGAACGGCGCCCCGGACGATTACAGTGTTGCGCCGGAACCGCCATTCGATGTTCACGTCATGGAGACGACGAGCGCAACCCCGCTGACGATCGCGGGTTATAGGGCCAGCGGCAGCGATTCCAATATTCCGGAATATGCCATTGACGGGGATATTCAGACAAGGTGGTCGGCGTATGATGACGGGCAATGGATTGAGCTGGATCTGGGCTCGGAACAGCTGGTTTCTTATCTGGGAGTCGCTTTCTACCGGGGAGACAATCGCAGCAAGACTATTGATATCGAGGTTTCTAACGACCAGACCAACTGGACCCGCATATACAGCGGCGATAGCAGCGGCACTACGATCCAGGTTGAGGCCTTTGGTTTTGAAGCCGTCACCGCCCGTTATGTACGGGTTGTCGGGCGCGGAGCAAGCGAATGGACAAGCATTTCAGAAATTCAGATTTACCCTCCCCATGTGGACGGGTTTATATTAAGGGATGTGGAGATTCCGCCAACGGGACCGGATCCGGATTCCCCAATTCCGACAAAAGCAGGTCTCTATTATGCGGATGGCGCACCGCATGTGCCGCATGAGGCTCAGACAGTGACCGGCACTACGTATAATGTCCTGGACTTCGGCGCCGATCCTGCCGACAACGGAATAGATGACGCTCAAGCTATCCGGGCTGCACTGGCTGCAGCGACGCTTGGGGACGAAGTGTATATTCCGAACGGACACTATCAATTAACGAGCACAGATAGGGACGGAGTTACCCATTTCATTATGAAATCCGGCGTGCAGATGCGCGGCGAGAGCCAGGATGGCGTTCTGCTGGTTTCCGACCATGCTAATGAACAGGGAGAATATGCTACGGTTGAAGGCATCGTATTCCGCATGGCCGGACAAAACAATATTAAGATCAGCAACATGACAATTACGTCCAGCTGGGACTTGAATTATTCAACGAATACGTCGGTTGCGAATCCGGATCGGGGTGGACCTAAGCAGGTGATCATGATTACCGCCGCTTCCGGCAAACCGTCCTATAACATTACACTGGATGGACTGACGATCGAGAAGTTTCAACGGATCGGCGTTGTCATTACGAACAGTCATGATGTTATTGTGGAAAATTCGCTTTTTCGCAATGCGACGAACTTAGCCGAGGGCGGAAACGGTTATGGCGTTTCCATCGAAGGCAAGTCCAAGGAAAGCCGGCTCGGCAGAAATGACGACTCTCGTTTCAATGTTGTTCGCAACAACGAGTTTATCGGTCCCTATCTTCGTCACGGAACGATGGCGCATTCTTACACCCATAACAATCTCATTGAAAAAAACTACTACTTGAACTCGGCATTAGACGCTATCGATTTCCACGGAGAAGACGAGTATATGAATGAAGTAAGAGACAATCATATCGTTGGCGGCGGCGAAGCGGCTGTCGGCGTCGGCAATCCGGGCGCTACGCATGATGCCGCTGGACCAGGCAATTACATTCATAACAATTTAATCGAGAATGTGAAACGGTATGGGGTACAGGTGTACTTAGGATCTCCTGATACGATTATCGAGAATAATATCATTACCGGATTCACGAACGCGGGGAGCCAGGGAATACGTCTGAAAAATGCGCCCGGAACGATTGTGAAGGGCAATCAGATCGTGAACAATACGGCTCCCGACTTCTGGGGTATAATTGCAATGAAAGACGACGGCGATCCGACCAACGCCGGGAACGGCGCAGGCATACCCGAGAATATTGTCATTCAGGACAATCATGTTACAGGAAATACGAATGGCGTTATGATCTCACACGGCACGAATATTCGTCTCTTCGGCAATGAGATCAGTGGAAATACCGGGACGGATTATGAGAATAAAGTGGCGGTTTCCGAACGGATACCGGCGACCAGGGCGGCAAGCGTACAGAAAAATGCTCAGAACGCCACGGTTGCGAATCTCTTACAGATTAAAGGCGGAGATGATAGCGAATCGGTGAGAAGCTATCAGCAATTCGATCTGAATTCCATTGAAGGCAAGCTGGCTACCGCATGGCTCTATGTGTATGGACAAGCGCTAGAGAGCCCTGCTGGAGAGACGGGGGCTGCAACTTCTCTCTATGCAGTGGATAGCAATGACTGGGACAGCGATACCATGCAATGGAATACGTACCAGTCTCCGCCAGAGCTTGGTCAGAAGCTCTCGACTGTGCAGCTGAATAATAAAGGCGAGTACGCCTGGTATGTATTCGATGCGACTGTGCTCGTGCAAGAACGTCTGGATGGCGATCGGACGATATCGCTTGCTTATGCCCAGAATGCCAATCAAACCGGTTACTTGACGCATTTATACAATGGATCCGACTCCAGCTTTAGGCCTTACCTGCGGGTTGAAACTTACCCTCCCGTTGAACTTGCGGCCGTAGCGGTAACGGCGGATCGTTCGCAGCTGGTGCCGGGCATGACTACCCAACTGCATGTGACCGGCACATACAATACAGGATCGGACGTTTCGTTGGAAAATGCGGACATATCTTTTATAAGTCTGACGCCGGATATAGTGACTGTTAATCATACGGGCGTGGTTACCGCGCTTCACGCTGGAGAAGCAGCATTGCAAGCAACTGTTCTCTTGGATGGCGTTGCTCGCACTGGAGAGTTCATTCTTAATGTAACCAATAATCTGGCGATTACTGCGCAGTTGTCGGTCGATTCAACGCTGGGTACAAATACAAAAGATAGAGTACTTGACGGAAACTTGGAAACCCGGTGGATATCAAACGGCTCCCAAATACCTTATCTGATGCTGGGCTGGACAACGGAGCAAACGATCAACCAAGTGAAGCTGTGGAGCGGACATGTACCGGTTATAGGCTCGGCCAACTGGCATGTCAGAGATTTTGATCTGCAGATCTTGGAAGACGGAGAATGGAAGACGATAGCCGAAGTCCGAAATAATGATCAGGACGCTTTTTTGGGTCAGTATACGACGTTGAATTTGGAAAACCCCGTCGTGACGACTGCCTTGCGCTTCCATTTTGTCCGTCCGTCATGGGGCAACGGCAATTTGAACGATATGATGGCCAGAATCAATGAGGTGTTTGTCGGCTTCGTCAACGATTAG
- a CDS encoding sugar ABC transporter substrate-binding protein, with protein MKKYGFVLLSVVLLLGLLSACGGKGNNNNGAAMANKEKANNTPSTEVAAESKDPIELEMSVWGSDAQVALYDELAEEYKKLHPNVTVKTSVIPWADYQQKLAIMAATKTSPDIVWISERMIPQFMNGGQLLDISSVKEDTAYAFDDIIPSTLTAFEKGGKLYGIPFSTPPQVVFYNKKLFEANGLKSPMELYEEGNWTYDEMVKASEAISKPQEGVYGVKFIQSSSNWSDNLIPLIWAMGGEIFNEDTTQFAMNTPETAKAINLFKGLLDKKAHPSIGEQLTFDTGKLGMAFENVTRTSAYRDKVDFEWDIAPLPKGDHGVTVPIGFGGYSIFKDAEYPEEALEYLKFISNKENAAKVAQFFVPQRKSVLYSDEYLNKFPFPTVETMKVAAYDRLAEGKIRPSHPNWVKIDEQVTLNMDAILLGSTTTEQALKIMEDSINPLLK; from the coding sequence ATGAAGAAATATGGGTTTGTCTTGCTGTCTGTTGTATTGCTGCTCGGATTGCTGAGCGCATGTGGAGGAAAAGGAAATAACAATAATGGCGCCGCAATGGCAAACAAGGAAAAAGCGAACAATACGCCGAGTACGGAAGTGGCTGCTGAGTCAAAAGATCCTATAGAGCTTGAAATGTCCGTTTGGGGCAGTGATGCCCAGGTGGCGTTGTATGACGAGCTTGCTGAGGAATACAAGAAGCTCCATCCGAATGTGACAGTCAAAACTTCCGTGATTCCGTGGGCGGACTACCAGCAGAAACTGGCGATCATGGCAGCGACCAAAACCTCGCCAGATATCGTATGGATCTCAGAGCGCATGATTCCACAATTTATGAATGGGGGCCAGCTGCTTGATATTTCGTCCGTGAAAGAGGACACGGCTTATGCGTTCGATGATATAATACCATCCACGCTCACTGCATTTGAAAAGGGCGGCAAACTCTACGGCATTCCATTCTCTACGCCGCCTCAGGTCGTTTTCTACAATAAAAAACTGTTTGAAGCGAATGGATTGAAGTCGCCAATGGAGCTTTATGAAGAGGGCAACTGGACTTACGATGAGATGGTCAAAGCGTCCGAAGCGATCTCCAAACCGCAAGAAGGGGTATACGGCGTGAAGTTCATACAAAGTTCCTCCAACTGGTCCGACAATCTAATTCCATTGATTTGGGCGATGGGTGGCGAAATCTTCAACGAAGACACAACGCAATTCGCTATGAACACGCCGGAGACGGCCAAAGCGATCAATCTCTTTAAAGGGCTGCTCGATAAGAAAGCGCATCCAAGCATCGGTGAGCAGTTAACTTTCGATACAGGTAAGCTTGGTATGGCGTTTGAGAACGTTACCCGTACAAGCGCTTATCGTGACAAAGTCGATTTCGAATGGGATATTGCTCCGCTTCCGAAAGGCGACCATGGCGTCACGGTGCCTATCGGCTTTGGAGGCTATTCGATCTTCAAAGACGCAGAGTATCCGGAAGAAGCATTGGAATATTTAAAATTTATTAGTAATAAGGAAAATGCAGCTAAAGTAGCCCAGTTTTTTGTGCCGCAGAGAAAGTCTGTCCTGTACTCCGATGAGTATCTCAACAAGTTCCCGTTCCCGACCGTTGAAACGATGAAAGTGGCTGCGTACGACCGGTTGGCCGAAGGTAAAATCAGGCCTTCCCATCCGAACTGGGTCAAGATTGACGAGCAGGTGACATTAAACATGGATGCGATATTGCTCGGTTCCACGACAACCGAGCAAGCGTTGAAAATTATGGAAGACAGCATTAATCCTCTATTGAAATAA
- a CDS encoding sugar ABC transporter permease — protein MAGGKSAGLASLKSKEMWMGYLFILPIVAGYIIFLFGPIVYAFVMSFTNWSLFGNTAYIGLENYIYAMRDDPVFWDTVVNTVYFSAGLVPLNIVLSLLLAMLLKRKIWGIGLFRTAIFTPVVVSLVVWGIVWKFIFSTDGGLVNLLIRTFGGTEIAWLFSETWTMPTVIVVSALKGVGMNMVIFLAALHDVPKDYYEASKIDGASRWETFKSITLPMITPAVFMITIITVIGSLKVFGQIYVMTGGGPGTSTYVMVFYIFKQAFRSYEFGYASALAFILFSIILVLTLIQWKLRKRWVHYEQ, from the coding sequence ATGGCCGGAGGTAAGTCTGCAGGTTTAGCATCTTTGAAATCAAAAGAAATGTGGATGGGGTATTTATTTATACTGCCTATTGTGGCGGGATATATAATCTTTCTGTTTGGCCCGATCGTTTACGCTTTCGTGATGAGCTTTACGAATTGGTCGTTATTTGGAAATACAGCATATATAGGTTTAGAAAACTATATTTACGCCATGCGCGATGATCCTGTCTTCTGGGATACGGTCGTGAATACCGTATATTTCTCTGCGGGCTTGGTCCCGCTGAACATTGTTTTATCGCTTTTATTGGCCATGCTATTGAAACGGAAAATATGGGGCATCGGCTTGTTTCGGACCGCGATCTTTACGCCTGTAGTCGTTTCCCTCGTGGTTTGGGGGATCGTATGGAAGTTTATTTTCTCTACGGACGGCGGATTAGTCAATCTGCTGATCCGAACGTTTGGTGGAACGGAGATTGCCTGGCTTTTCTCGGAAACGTGGACGATGCCTACCGTTATAGTGGTCAGTGCACTGAAAGGCGTGGGCATGAACATGGTCATCTTCCTGGCCGCTCTGCACGATGTGCCGAAGGATTATTACGAGGCTTCCAAAATTGACGGTGCTTCGCGCTGGGAAACCTTTAAATCCATTACATTGCCAATGATTACGCCAGCCGTATTCATGATAACGATCATAACCGTTATCGGTTCTCTTAAAGTGTTCGGACAAATCTATGTGATGACAGGCGGAGGGCCGGGAACTAGCACGTACGTGATGGTCTTCTACATTTTCAAACAAGCGTTCCGCTCCTACGAATTCGGTTATGCATCGGCACTGGCATTTATTTTGTTCAGCATTATCCTGGTTCTGACCTTGATACAGTGGAAACTGAGAAAGAGATGGGTACATTATGAACAATAA
- a CDS encoding carbohydrate ABC transporter permease encodes MNNKKITSNLASYLVLTIVSFIVLFPFFWMVSTSLKTDSEVFLFPPQWIPEAWEWFNYIRVFTEMPFHLYFFNSIYIAVLVTAGTCFLSALAGYAFARLHFPFKNVIFLFLLSGMMIPTEVTAIPLFNWMSKLGFIDTHIPLILPPMLGAGGMFGVFLVRQFLITVPIELDEAAKVDGCSPWRTFRSIMLPIATPALATVSIFTFMNSWNEFFEPLIYLNTKELFTLPIGLSLLTTDTGVDWPLLLAASTIATVPILVVFFLAQNKFIEGIANTGLK; translated from the coding sequence ATGAACAATAAAAAGATAACATCCAACCTTGCATCCTATCTGGTTCTAACAATCGTTTCCTTCATCGTGTTGTTCCCTTTTTTTTGGATGGTCAGCACATCCTTGAAGACGGATTCCGAGGTGTTTCTATTTCCGCCCCAATGGATACCAGAGGCTTGGGAATGGTTCAATTATATTCGCGTGTTTACGGAAATGCCGTTTCATCTCTACTTTTTTAATAGTATATATATCGCGGTGCTCGTCACGGCAGGCACATGTTTCTTGTCCGCATTGGCAGGCTATGCGTTTGCCAGATTGCACTTTCCATTCAAAAATGTGATCTTTCTGTTCCTGCTTAGCGGGATGATGATTCCTACGGAAGTTACGGCCATTCCTTTATTCAACTGGATGTCAAAGCTCGGATTCATCGATACGCATATTCCTCTAATTCTTCCGCCAATGCTTGGAGCGGGAGGGATGTTCGGCGTATTTCTCGTACGTCAGTTTCTAATTACAGTTCCTATTGAACTGGATGAAGCAGCCAAAGTAGACGGGTGTTCGCCGTGGCGCACATTCAGGTCGATTATGCTCCCGATTGCTACGCCCGCATTGGCAACCGTAAGCATCTTTACATTCATGAATAGCTGGAACGAGTTTTTTGAACCTCTTATTTATTTAAATACGAAGGAATTGTTCACGCTGCCGATCGGCTTATCGCTGCTTACTACGGATACCGGCGTGGACTGGCCGCTGCTGCTTGCCGCTTCGACCATAGCAACTGTCCCGATTCTGGTTGTTTTCTTCCTGGCTCAAAATAAGTTTATTGAAGGCATTGCCAATACGGGCTTGAAATAA
- a CDS encoding MFS transporter, with translation MKESLWTKPFVLLILSNLFLFLSLEMLLPTLPMFAANKGGSDAEIGLIIGLFTFSAVILRPFVGMASDKFGKKLLLLVGVAICLIGTASYYAAVTITMMLMLRIVHGVGFGISTTLYGTVASDIIPASRRGEGMGFFGTGNAVAISLGPFLGIWLMEEFGFSVLFIVGACILLIAMVCTAFVKGDTKEERAKAQIASTKETSFMLRFIEPKALMPSLLGLLVGLSLGGVISFITLFGKETGVQNIGFFFLVLAISEFLIRFISGRIFDSKGRFWVLFPAAISCIVGCIILYMTKSTGTLLLAAVFYGAGFGAIFPGLQAWVIDRVEPQRRGVATATFYNAFDIGIGSGAMLLGLVATWSNYATMYLVSSLFFVIYLVVYFVYEKQLKQASMAEIAKRS, from the coding sequence GTGAAGGAATCACTCTGGACCAAACCGTTTGTTTTGTTGATTTTATCTAATTTATTTTTGTTCTTATCACTGGAGATGCTGCTGCCTACACTTCCGATGTTTGCGGCAAATAAAGGCGGCTCGGATGCTGAGATCGGACTTATTATTGGTTTATTTACTTTTTCAGCTGTTATTTTAAGACCTTTTGTTGGTATGGCTTCTGATAAATTTGGCAAAAAGCTGCTGCTTCTCGTCGGCGTAGCCATTTGTTTAATCGGTACGGCCAGCTATTACGCCGCAGTGACGATTACGATGATGCTTATGCTGCGTATCGTGCATGGTGTAGGCTTCGGTATTTCAACGACCTTGTACGGAACGGTTGCTTCGGACATTATACCTGCTTCTCGCAGAGGAGAGGGCATGGGGTTTTTCGGTACAGGAAATGCTGTAGCCATTTCGCTTGGGCCCTTCCTTGGCATATGGTTGATGGAGGAGTTTGGTTTCTCCGTATTGTTCATTGTTGGGGCATGTATACTGCTGATTGCGATGGTTTGTACGGCCTTCGTCAAAGGTGACACCAAAGAAGAGAGGGCAAAGGCGCAAATAGCGTCCACCAAGGAAACCTCATTCATGCTGCGGTTTATTGAGCCGAAAGCACTTATGCCTTCTTTATTAGGACTGCTTGTAGGTTTGTCACTAGGCGGTGTTATCAGCTTTATCACATTGTTCGGCAAAGAAACAGGCGTGCAAAATATAGGGTTTTTCTTCCTTGTCCTTGCTATAAGCGAATTTTTAATACGTTTTATCAGCGGTCGGATTTTCGATTCGAAGGGGAGATTCTGGGTACTGTTTCCTGCAGCAATATCTTGTATCGTGGGCTGCATAATCCTTTATATGACCAAATCAACTGGAACATTGCTGCTTGCAGCGGTGTTTTATGGAGCGGGCTTCGGGGCTATTTTCCCGGGCTTGCAGGCTTGGGTAATTGACAGGGTGGAGCCGCAGCGAAGAGGGGTAGCGACTGCAACTTTTTATAATGCATTCGATATCGGAATCGGAAGCGGAGCCATGCTGCTTGGCCTAGTCGCGACATGGTCGAATTATGCGACGATGTATCTCGTATCCAGTCTGTTCTTCGTCATTTACTTAGTTGTATATTTCGTGTATGAGAAGCAGCTTAAGCAAGCGAGTATGGCGGAAATAGCAAAACGATCGTAG